Genomic segment of Scardovia inopinata JCM 12537:
CCGAAAAACCTGGCATATTATCGTCTCATGGTACCCTACTTTTTACCCCACATGTTCAGCATGCTTGAACATGTTTCTGCACGTTTTAATCTTTGATGCCTATAGGAAAAAGATGCTCACAATGGTGGAATATAACCGAGAAAAGCATAAAATTGGCTTTTAAAGCAGGCTCGTATAAAACCTTTGAGTGGAGGTAAGGGGACTCGAACCCCTGACCCTCTGCTTGCAAAGCAGATGCGCTACCAGCTGCGCCATACCCCCAAGGATTTGCTATTACTCAGCAAAGTGGGCCCAGGAGGACTTGAACCTCCGACCTCATCCTTATCAGGGATGCGCTCTAACCAGCTGAGCTATGGGCCCATCTATGCGATTATAGGGATTAATCCGGCTATCACCGCACAAAGAGTCATACTACAACCACCTCTGGAACAGGTCAACTCCATTCGTAGTCGCGGTGTGTCACAATAAAAGCATGATATGGGGGCACGGGAATCACCAAAATTGGGATAGAAATCGGAAGTCTGAGCTGCAATCTGGCCAAAAACGAGGCGGAGAGTCTGGTAAAAGAGTGGAATCTGATCCGACGTTTACCCTTAAGACTCGCGATGGTAGTGACGGCCTGACCCATCGTGACAGTCTTACAAGCAGCATGGGTCTCGAAGATCGTGAGGGGCTTAAAGGGATTGAGGGACTTGAGGGCCAAGAAATCAGTCTCATCCGCCGTGCTGGTAATAAGAATATGTATCTGAGGGTCAAGCCTCCCCTGGGCCGTATTGTAGTAACTGCCCCTCTCAGAGCTTCTGAAGATTCCATCCGAGAATTTATCAGCCTGCATCAAGCCTGGATTGATAAGCAGATGGCTCTTTTTCACCAGGCGCAGACTCGTGATCCAAGCCGGGGGGATGATTGTGGATTTGCTGGAGAACCTTACCCTTGTCTTCTTCCTGTCAGTCAATGGGACTCAGAGGAAAAGGAAACTGCCAGGCAGCGCCTGGCTCCCATAATTGACTACTATCTGACTGCCTATACAGCTCTGCTGGGTCGAGCCCCTTCAACTGTTACCCTGCGTCTGATGACATCGAGGTGGGGATCTTGCACTCCGACGACAGGGAGAATCCGTTTCAACCTTGCCCTGTCTGTCCTTCCCAACGATCTGATTGAGTATGTGGTGGTGCATGAGCTGACCCACTTGTATGAAAAAGGCCACGGAGAAGGTTTCCGTGGCCGTATGAACAGATATCTGCCCGATTGGAGGAGAAGGAGACGAGAGCTTAATCGCTGTATCCTTTACTAGCACCTCCTGTTTAAGAGTCAGTTTTACCGGGCTGAGCTGCCAGTATCACTGCCGCCTAAAGTGGTGGTATTCTGCGCTTCCTGAGCAGAAACCATGGAGTTGGTCATCTGGGTAAAGAGTTCTCCGTAACCTCCGGGAGTAGATGCAGGCAGGACAACAGTCTTGGCATTCTTGGATTCGGACAGGGATCGCATCACATCAAGATACTGATTGAACAAAACCACATTATTGACCTCATCGATATTCATGCCCACAGCCTGCAGGCTCTTGATTTGGTCAACAATACCATTGGCAATCTCACGTCGGTAGTTCGCCTGTCCTTCACCCTGGAGGCGGGTCCGCTCAGCTTCCGCAGCTGCCTGAGTCTCAATGGCAATACGATTGGCTTCTGCCCGTTCGCGGGTAGCCTCTTTTTCCCTCTGAGCTGCGTTGATAGAATCCATGGCAGCCTTCACCTGGTTGGAAGGATCGATAGAGGTGATCAGGGTTTTGACAACAGTAAAGCCAAAACGAGCCATTTCGGCCCCCACTGTTTTTTGAACATCAGAGGCAACATCATCCTTGCGGGCAAAAGCATCGTCAAGGGTCAGCATAGGAATAGCGCTCCTTAAAGCATCTTCCATGTAGGAACGCAGCTGTCCGGCAGGGTCTTGCAGCTCATAATAGGCTTTAGCAACATTCTGAGCTTCAACCCGGAACTGAGTAGAGACCACAACGGTTACGAAAACGTTATCCAAGGTTTTGGTTTCTACCTTGACCATGAGTTGATTGACTCTGAGGCTGGTCTTGGTGGCAATCCGGTCGACAAAAGGGACTTTCACATGGATACCGGCACCACTGACCTTTAGAAACTTACCGAAGCGCTCAATAATGTAGGCTCTTTGTTGGGGAACAACGTACAGTCCTGATAAAAAGACCCACAAAACAAGAACAAGAATAATAATTAGAGTTACGAGGCCGCCCATAGAAACTCCTTTTTCTCAGTTTTAGCGGTTGTTTTTAGTATACAAAAAGCCTTGTAGAAATACAAGATATATTCCTACAAGGCCTATTGGAGAGAATCTCTCTTTGCGCCAGACTTTATGCCAGATGGGCACGCATGAACCAGAGGAACTTTTCCAGGGCCTGAACGTGGTCCTGAATTATGTTGGAACTAATCACATCGAGCTGGTCCAATTCTGCGATAGCTTTGCGGTCATTTTCGATGAAGGAGACATAATAAGTAATCAATGCCTGCAAATAATCGGCAGTATCCAGAGAACCTTTGGCATTGAAGGTTTCCCAGGTGCGATTTGCTACAATACCGTCGGCCCGTCCATCTGACCAGCCTCCCAGCTGTGAGATGCGCTCGGCTGTTTCATCTGCCTGTCCCAGGACAGAATCAACTTCTGGATCCAGCATTTCATGCACGGCAATAAAGTTCTTACCCTTCATATTCCAGTGTGCATGCTTGAGGATAAGGCCTGCTTCCTGCTCCTGGCTGAGACGATTCTGCAAAATAGCAATAATCTTCTGGCTGGTCTCTTCATCCAAGCCTGGATTTGTATAATTAAGTTCCATGCTAAACCTCCGTATATTCTTATTCTCCGGATTGTATTGGTTGCAGTAAGGACAACCAGATGTCACAGAAGGGAATTCCGGTTCAGCCGGTCGAATTCCTCTTTTGTTGGATAGATCACATTTTAGAACGGCGGATCTGAATGGTTTGAATACGGCGATCATCCATGGCTGTAATGGTCATGGTAAATCCGCTGTTTCCGGAAGCAGAGGGGTCTGTTTCGGCCGTATCATGGGCATCCCGATCTGGACCAGATATCTGCAGTTCCTGGCCAACATAGCCGAGTTGGCCACTGTGAGCCTGCATATATCCGGCCAGGGTTTCATAGGGTCCGTCCTCCAGCTCGATCCCGGAAATATCGGCAAAGTCTTCTAGGGTCATTCCTCCCTCAACATCCAAAGCCCCATCTTTGAATGCGGTAGCCGGTTTTCCCTGTTCCCGATCCGGCAAATCATACTCATCCCGAATATCGCCCACCAGTTCTTCGGTCATATCTTCCAAAGTAACAATACCGTCGGTGCCGCCGTACTCATCAATAACAATTGCCAGATGAATTCCCCGCTTGCGCAGAAGACTTATGGAGGGAAGTATCTTTGACGTGCCGGGAAGGCTAATTCCTTCTCTGACCACATCAGCAACTGTACGGGCATGAGGGTCACGGACATCCAAAAGATCGCGGACATGGACAAAGCCCAAAACGTCATCAAAGTCCTTACCGGTGACAGGGTAGCGGGAGTAAGGCATATCGCGTACAAACTGAGCCGCCTGGTCTAGGGGTGTATCGCCGCTGAGGAAGGTAACATCAGCCCTGGGCCGCATAACCTCGGCTACAATTGTCTCTGATGCATCAAAAACATCATCCAGAATGACCCGTTCATCTTTTCCTAGTTGCTGATTAGAAGATACCAGAACCCGCAGCTCATCATCGCTGACTTCACTCTCTGTTTCATTGGGGTCAAAGCCTAAGATACGGACTAGGCCGTTGACGTTCTTGCTCAGCAGCCAGATTAAGGGGGCGCAGGCAGTAGCTATAGCATCAACTGCCGGAACCACGGCGCGGGCGATTCTCACAGGCTGTTGGAGGGCAATACGTTTAGGGGTCAGCTCAGAAATAACAATGGAAAAGTAGGAAATCAGAATGGTCAAAACAACCATTGACAGGCCGCTGGCAAAACCGGAAGGCATTCTCCAGCGGACAAACACGGGAGTCAGGTAGGGAGCGATGGCATTCGCTCCAAAGGATGCTGACAGGAAGCCAGCTAGGGTGACGCCTAATTGAACGGTAGACAGAAACCTGTTAGGATCCCGGGCTACTTTAGCCACTCTGGCCCCGCGCTCATCCTGCTGCTCTAGCTGCTCAATCTGTGA
This window contains:
- a CDS encoding M48 family metallopeptidase, yielding MESDPTFTLKTRDGSDGLTHRDSLTSSMGLEDREGLKGIEGLEGQEISLIRRAGNKNMYLRVKPPLGRIVVTAPLRASEDSIREFISLHQAWIDKQMALFHQAQTRDPSRGDDCGFAGEPYPCLLPVSQWDSEEKETARQRLAPIIDYYLTAYTALLGRAPSTVTLRLMTSRWGSCTPTTGRIRFNLALSVLPNDLIEYVVVHELTHLYEKGHGEGFRGRMNRYLPDWRRRRRELNRCILY
- a CDS encoding SPFH domain-containing protein, which codes for MGGLVTLIIILVLVLWVFLSGLYVVPQQRAYIIERFGKFLKVSGAGIHVKVPFVDRIATKTSLRVNQLMVKVETKTLDNVFVTVVVSTQFRVEAQNVAKAYYELQDPAGQLRSYMEDALRSAIPMLTLDDAFARKDDVASDVQKTVGAEMARFGFTVVKTLITSIDPSNQVKAAMDSINAAQREKEATRERAEANRIAIETQAAAEAERTRLQGEGQANYRREIANGIVDQIKSLQAVGMNIDEVNNVVLFNQYLDVMRSLSESKNAKTVVLPASTPGGYGELFTQMTNSMVSAQEAQNTTTLGGSDTGSSAR
- a CDS encoding Dps family protein gives rise to the protein MELNYTNPGLDEETSQKIIAILQNRLSQEQEAGLILKHAHWNMKGKNFIAVHEMLDPEVDSVLGQADETAERISQLGGWSDGRADGIVANRTWETFNAKGSLDTADYLQALITYYVSFIENDRKAIAELDQLDVISSNIIQDHVQALEKFLWFMRAHLA
- a CDS encoding hemolysin family protein gives rise to the protein MSSLWLDIIFIIIFMLVGSIFSGTEMALISLRASQIEQLEQQDERGARVAKVARDPNRFLSTVQLGVTLAGFLSASFGANAIAPYLTPVFVRWRMPSGFASGLSMVVLTILISYFSIVISELTPKRIALQQPVRIARAVVPAVDAIATACAPLIWLLSKNVNGLVRILGFDPNETESEVSDDELRVLVSSNQQLGKDERVILDDVFDASETIVAEVMRPRADVTFLSGDTPLDQAAQFVRDMPYSRYPVTGKDFDDVLGFVHVRDLLDVRDPHARTVADVVREGISLPGTSKILPSISLLRKRGIHLAIVIDEYGGTDGIVTLEDMTEELVGDIRDEYDLPDREQGKPATAFKDGALDVEGGMTLEDFADISGIELEDGPYETLAGYMQAHSGQLGYVGQELQISGPDRDAHDTAETDPSASGNSGFTMTITAMDDRRIQTIQIRRSKM